Part of the Fundulus heteroclitus isolate FHET01 chromosome 20, MU-UCD_Fhet_4.1, whole genome shotgun sequence genome, GAAGTACGTCCACGTGGAGGGATCGGAGACGACGTGCTCCAGGAAGTACAAGGCCCCTCCCTGAAAGAGAACGCCAACAGCTGCAGGATTTCGGGTTTGCCTTCTGGCTGCGACTGGTCATATATCTGCAGGGAGGCTTCCAGCAGTTTAGCCTGAACTCGCACATTATAGGGATCTAAACCCGTTAAAGCCTGGCCTGTTTGTAGATTTAATGTTGCATCATGCTCGCCTTTCATTTAAAGGCATTCCTGACTTTTTGTGAAGTTTAATTTTCAACCAGGATCTAACCCAACGCACGGGCCTCAAATCTACCTTGTGCTGGAATTTGAACCGACGTCATGCAATATTTGCGCAGTAAACTCCTGCCGTGTTGTTATCTTCCTCTTTAGCACTGCCTATGCACttagaaaaatacaaaagtgCATAAATGAACGTGCACAATTAAGCAATCTAACTTGATTTGCAAAAATGAGCAGCAGTTATGTCAGTGTGGTGGAGATTAGCTTTTCAACATAAAGAAAATGACTACCAAAGTACACTGTACACACAACTGCACAATAGTAAACAAATTACGTAAAGGTGCTATATTTAGCTTGGCGTTGTGGGTACTTTGCGTCTGTGACTGTACCCTGAACTGAACGTTGAACGTTGCCACATTCACCATGTTACAACTACACACTTAAACaagttttaattgtattttatgtgaAAAGCCAAAATCTTTCAGGCTAATTCTCTGcctgctttgcacatctaggTTCTGATTGGATGTAAAGAACTGGATATGAATATTCTTATTCTACTGCAGCTCCGGTTATGAGCCCATTGCCCTGATGGGAAAGTGAACTTAAGCTGCGGCCTCAATTGTTATGCAATCTCTTGCAGGTTTTCTTCTGGCAttaccctgtatttagcttcattcGTCTTCCTGTGAAGTTTGACCAGCTTTCCTGCCCTTTGAAGAAAACCCTCCCCATAGAATAGTTATTTTTCACCACAAGGATAGCGCTTTAGTTATCTGCCCACATGGCATTTTGCACAGAGCCCTAAGAATCCATTTTGGTATCATTTCACCAGAGCCAATTCCACATATTTGCCTCGTCTCATACATTACATGGCTTatagcaaactgcaaacaggacatATCATGGCTTCCTCGCACCACTGGCGTTCTGCCTGCCATTCTCCCATATAGGCAAGGTAtggaaaatacaaattaaaaacatatataatgAACAGAACATGGGTCTTGTCAATGCTCATCTGATCAATGCGGTACTTTTCTGGCCCAGGAGTGAACGATGTCTTAGTAGgtttactctttccattttcacatGATACTGAACAGCTGTCTGTGAGAAGTTTAAAGCTTAGGATATTGTTCTATGAGCTAACCCTGTTTAAAAAAGCTCCACAACTTTAGTTGCATTCAATTTGCTGTTGGAACTCGAAAATCCCGGCTTTCGATCGGAAAAACGAACTGTAACGGCCGTAtggggagtgctggcctagtggttagagcaacgcgcttgcactcagagaaggatgcaagtacccggttcgatccccagcgcctgcactctgggtccctgagcaagacccttaacgccagattgctccctgggcgccgcacatggtagcccactgctccccaaaggtGATGGgctaaaagcagagaacaaatttagttgtaatgtatgtttcaatgacaataaagatgatattactatagTCAGACATTCCCCTCATAAAGTTGGAGAATTTTTTATAACGCCCTTTGCCggatccaatatggcagctgcttgcatcaacaaaaaaatttttattttacaagtcACAGTTGTAACAGTGCGTCTAAAATCAATATTGCATGTACtggctgcaactctgaacctAACATGTTAAAgatggtgtttgcatgtggaaagtacagcAATAAAAGACAACCGCTGTCCAGGCAGTCACAAAATTGGAATTCTaatcttttctttatttgtttttgttttttggaatcCCGACTTCTCCAACTGTGTTAACTGGAACTCTTTAAACTCGGGTTTACCCCATTCCCAGCTCATCTTTTCGATTTCCgaggcaaatggaatgcaacatgAATGACCCGTATGCTTGGCGCCTTGGTGTTTATCAGGCCTTTAATTCAGTGACGCTTTCTTCCAAACACACACCATATACACTTCCATATACAGCTGTATTTATGCAGAggttaaataatataaaagtaGACTCATGTGCCTCCTGGAGGCTGTCGTTTGCCCTGAATGCGTTGGTAACTCAATTAAAGATGTCGTGGCTGTGCAAATCGCTGCACCTCCAACGACACGTGAAGGCAGCACGATAAAAACCCACCTTTCTGAGAATGCGCCTGACCTCCTGCAGGACTTTCTCCACGTTGTTCACAGAGCACAGGACCAGCGTGCAGACCACGACGTCCATCGATTCGTCCTGAACTTCCGTCATGTCCTCTCCGGACAGCACTAAAACCTTCTCGTAGGTCAGGTGCTCGTTTGCGTCCATGCTCGCGCGCAGGTACGGCTCCACGTGCCGGTTGGGGTCAGTGCAGACCACCGTGCAGCCGTAGGGGTAAAACTCGAAGTTTGCTCCGCTGCCACAGCCGATTTCCAGCAACCGGAGGGTGCCGTCGGTGTCGGCGAACCTGGCGAGGTTTCGGAAGAGCTCCCTCTTCATTTTGTGCATTTTGTCGTTGTATGAAAATGTTATGTTGTAGGCGAGGAAGGGGAACAGGCGTCTGTAAACGCCGCGGAGGCCAAGAAACCACAGCAGATAAAGAGGCGAGCTCAATGCTACACAAACTAGTCTGCAAAGTGTCATGACACAAGACCACATCGTCCTCAGAAAAACCCGTGAAGTCTTACCCTCAGACGAAAAGACTTGAGAAGATTAAAAAGATTAAACTGTTAACACTGGActgaccactagatggcgacAAAGGACAACAATGGAGCACTTCCCTGTTTTTTATAAACGGGAAATTGAGCAAACTTCATATCACCCCAGCTGAATTCAGGAATAAATTATTAAGCaaacgttttacatttttaaacaatcttTTAATCTCCATTGAAACGAGGAAATGCAATAATAACATGGCACCGATTGATTGAAGTGGCCTCACAGATGAGTACTGGTGCAGCTTCCTATGTTAGCTGCTACTACTGATGTACGGTTATGTGACTTGCTCATATAAAATCAAGATGTGTGCTTATCACTACTATAAACATTAGTATTGTGCACTGTCTATAAACAGGTATagtctttaaaaaacatttaaaaattaaaggatGATTGCTTTTTCCCCCCCGGTGTTCACGCCACACAAACAATGGGCACGATACAAAACTTATATTCATATACTGGTAGTCGTATAACTTGTTACGAAGGTAATTAGCAGGAATTTATTTCACAGCATAGCCTACTATGTGCGGTTTGATAATAAAGATGAGTGGTGCTTCAAGGTGTCTAAGTTTGAGCTCAGAGAATCCAGCTTCCTCCACATATTTCCAGGTTTCCCGGGTGACCTCGCATCCATCCCCAAAGTAGTACCACATAGGCTGGAGGACGTGCTGGAAGAAGTATGACCATGTTGAGGGGTCTGCAACCACATGCTCCAGGAAGAAGAAGCCGCCACCCTGAGAGACACAGATGCATTAGTTGTAAACATAACATCCAGCTTTGGCCAAATCACTTATAACACAAGGAACTTTATTTGCACTATAAGGCCGAACTCTAAACCAGGCAAAATGCTCAACTTGGATAACTAGGTCTGATaaaaactttttcaacttctctAATACTGGCAAGTTTTAGGTCGGatgattttctattttaacaTGTGCAGGTGAATAATCTTATCTCTGTTTGAAAAGCTTGGCCTAGCATGCTGAATGGCATATTTACATCTAGTCCATTCCAGTCAAGTCCGGTCCTAATTCTCGGTACAGATAAGGCAAAGGCTGGTctgaggttttaaaaagttgcagTTTCAAAACAGCTGAGTTGATGTCTTAGCTATTCCTCATTTCAAAACTCTTTTTAAATTTCCCTTTTCAGATTAATATGGtatttttgaattaaaaaagatGCTAGAGAAATGGTTGGAGTGACTGGAGTTTTCTTTAGCTGCCTGGTGCAAAGATTTTGCTGCActgccggtcagctggctgaaagaagcattgtccagacacaaaaaaacaaacatggacaGTCATGGCTTGAAATACAGTAGGCATTGGTATGAGAAGTGTTAGTATAAACATCATGGCTATCAAGGAATGCAGTAACTACGGGGCAGCTATTTATAGTAGCTCAATTTCCAATTATTCCttttgaagccttttttttttctggttgaaacttatacatatatataatcaGACTGACTGGTATTAATTTctctgccaaaaaaaataaataaatcagagttCAAGGCTGGAGTTCCTGTGGGCTGGATTTGTGTTTGCCTTTGGGAGCCACTTCCGTGCCACACGTTACATAATTGTAATGTGAAACCTGGTGCTTCCAGTTCAGGCAGTGGGAGGAACTGGGAAACTATTTCTTGTCAGCATGATATGAAAAATATTTGCAGCTCAGTTCGTTATAACTAAGTAGTGACTGCAAGGTTAACAATTGGCTTTTTCTATAGTTTCACAAGAACTACAACACTGAAAAGTCAAATCCACAGCATTTGAGAACAAATATGTAGCACCACAACGGATCAATCATCACCTGTAGCTTTGTTTAATAAGTTATTTTAGTAAATAGTTGATCCGCAGGTCCCTTCAGTTTGTAAGATCACATTGCACAAAGTTATTAATTGACTTTTTGGAAATGGAACCATACAACAGCTGAAGGTCTGACCTGACCCTAGAGGTTACACCTGAAAAAGTTTCGTTTTGAACTTGGTGAAATCTTCGCCCACATTAATCAGTTCCTTACTCTGCGCAGAACGCGGTGCGCCTCTCTCAGGGTTTGCGGGATGTCTCGGACGCTGCACAGCACCAGGGTGCACACGACGGCGTCCACCGACTCGTCCCCGACCGCAGCCAGGTCCTCGGCCGAGGCCACCACGAATCGGTCGTAGGTGAGGTGGTCGTTCTGCTTCATGCTTTTGTCCAGATACTTCTGGAAGTGCGGGTTCGGATCCGTGCAGATCACCTTGCAGCCAGGCGGATAAAACTCAAAATTTGCCCCAGAGCCGCATCCGATTTCCAGAATAGTGAGCTTTCCGCCGGGCTTGATGAACTCGGGCAGACTGCGAAACAACTCCGCTTTCCTTTCGTGCATTATCTTGTTGTAGTTTACCGAGATGCGCTGCTGGCAAATGGGGAAGATGCGTTTGTAGCCTTCATACAAACCCACCGCTTTGAGCACATGCATCGGGATGCACAACACGTTGACCACCAGGGTCCAAAACCTCATGGCAAGACTCATCTTGGCGGACGGCGGCGGGCTCCGAGCGAGCGCAACGTGACTGGAGGCGGCGAGCGACGGAGAGTCAACAACAACCAGCTGTCAAGGAGCGACAGGCGAGCCCCGACGTGACGTCCGGTGCgcattttcaaattaaaacgtgGTTATAGTTGCAGAGTCCCTATGACaacgttttaatttgaaaagcaCCTTTATTTTACACAGTTTAACATGTTCCTAactttaaatgtatatatatatatatatatatattatatatatatatatatatatatatatatatatatatatatatatatatgtatatatatatatatatatatatatatatatatatatatatatatatatatatatatatatattattattattattattattattattattttttttttttgccattagaCTTTCCCATAAAGACTTGACAGATGAACTTGATTTGAAAAAAGTAGCCATAGACTTTGCCAGCAAGAATGACCGTcgcctcagttttttttttttttggcaaatttgACTAACGAGGTCGTCTCCTTAAGAATGTTGATATTGCTGTTTGCTGTAGTTCAGTATTAACCATTTTGCAGACCATTTATCTGTACTACCGTTTTTATGCTACAAAACATTAAAGGTTTCTTCAATGCTgctgataattttgcctttctggtcatttttgcatttaatgcACATCCTTAAGTTTAATGACCTGTGATTGCCTATGCCTTTTGGGTTAGTTCTTTGTTTGGTAAATACCTCATGTGCATCGAAAAAAACCCTCTTAAGCCTACAGTGCTGATATGGATGTAAATGTATTGATTGCTTCTTTAATCagttaaacatgttaaatagggGTGCATTTCACTTTTCCTTGCCTATGGACCCAAACATTTTTTGATTTGCTCCGCTCGGCATTTGGCTATAATACCTTATCTATCttatttgccccccccccccctcccccccatattttaaaaccttcctaCACCCCTGCAAGTGCACAGTTTGACATTCACGCAAATAAAGGGACATACTCAGGTGACTTTGCCTGTGGTTGTTGGTCAATTTTTTTAAgggattttgtattttttttattttatttttccaatacGCCTGGTCTTAAACCCACCTATCCATACATCAGTCTGTATCCGCTTCCAGGCAGGGTTGCAGGGGGTTGGGGCGGggggctggtgcccatctccactGCTCTGCAGCCTGTGTTAAACAggttattattgttgttaggATTGTTATTGTAACAACTAAAACTTTTATGGATGTAGCACAAGATCAAAAAGTGCTTCAGGATAGACCCGCAAATAAAACAAGCTAAGAAACAGATAGTTTGCCTTTCAGCAGTAACCTGCTCAATACAGCCATTATGTGTGAGTGCACAATTGTCTGCCCTGTTTGTCACCATGTTGCCCTGTAATGGACCACTAACGTGTTCCAGTGGTACCCTGCTTCTCACTGGTGTACCTATTTCTTTTCTATTCTAGGCACCAGGCCTGCAGTAATCCTGCAAGAATTCAGAGGGTATAGAAAATAAATGGAGGGATGGTTGTTATGAACAATTATGACATCTAGAAAATAATATTAAGTAATATTTCAGTTGTATGAATATTGCAATATCTAATTATAAATAATGATTATTGGTTATTGTAAATTTTaataacaatgacaaaaaataacaatgatgaATTCAATTCAAGATCATTTTAGAATAAAATGATAGTAAATGTTTAATCCACACATCCATGCAAGACCTGCTTATCCACCTCCAGCGGTTACTGGGCAAGAAATCATGTATAGGCCGCCGGTACACCAAAAGGGCAAGACAGGGATTCACAGGGCAACAGTGCTATCTCagcactattattattattattattattattattattattattattattattattattattattattattattattatgatgcaTGGATTATTTCCAAGTACTAAAGTTTCCTCCaacaatccaaaaacatgcCTTTTACAATAATCGGTCTAATTTGCCCTTAGTTGTGTGTATgtacatggttgtttgtcctgtgtgtctcatgttgccctgtgatggactcaggctGGATCCCATCTCTTACCCAATGACCTCTGGAGATGTGCCACTGCGACCCTGCAAGGAAGtaggtatagacaatggatttAGTATTATACCAGGGTATGTTCATTGTGTTAATATTCAGAAATTGCTACCCATAATTGCAaggagtttatttatttctttattgagTACACCTGCCCTACACTGCTGCTATTCAGTCACGTTGTTGCCTCCCATGGTGGTTTGGAATGAGTCGATTTGTCGCCCCCTCGTGGAATGATTAACAACTGCTATTAACATGTCAAAGGGGCTGCGGTAATGTAAGATCAGGCAACaaaggttttgttttgcataaatttcattagcagttttattttgtttccaaacatgttaattttaaacatttaagaagCATTCACAACCCTGTATGCGTACCTTATCAGTAGAACCTTTGTATATTTAGCCAacaataatcatctttattgtcattgcaacacactttccaattaaatgtgttctctgcatttagcCTGTAAGGAGCAGTGTGGTGCCGCTGtgcagcgcccggggagcattATGGGGCTACGGTTCTTGCTCAAGGGCCCAGGGTGGCAATCTGTAGGAGGCAAACTAGAAACCCTGCAACCTCTCAAGGACATAATCActctgctctctaaccactaggccaccactcccactcCCCACAATACAATAGGAGCACATCATAATTTGAAACCAGTAAACGTTCCTTTAAAAGAGGTGTCTGCAGTTTTTCCGGACGTTTCCATGAAAAAAGTATCCCAAATCTCCTcttgtcttatttctttctactgaggccttcctcttcttctcataaacatgaatgtggttttcttcttgtgactctcagccatggtCAAAGTacacggtgagagcagtggagctacaatgaatggctaacaccgaagctaaccactaacctagccgctaagctaacataaacactagaagtgcggaTGCGCAGCCATCGAACAGAAATTAACTAGGAACACGTTATGTGAGCGTGtgacaatgattggcatgtcaAGATACATAAGGAAATTTTGCATGTCTACCCGTGTGCGTGACTTCGGCTTTTGAGCTTAAGTTTTAGAAACATGCCTAATATATTTTATCACCTTACAAACATTCGTAGACAGATTGTTCTTGGGCTTTCTCAGAaaagctaaatattttattcctaAATGATTTGATAATGGTTATACATGTTGTGCTGGGATGtcacaacagtaaaaaaaaacaacaacaaacctttGAGGTCTTTAAGTAAAGATCTCATTGCCATACCTAAAACCAACTCAAATTTAGCtcttgggttttcattagtttttttttccctgtttaacGTGTTAGCGACTAACTGATTTCTTGGACCCTCAGTGGAGAATTTGTCTGTTCTCATTAGCACAGCCAAAGTAATTGGAGGCATTTTTCTGAAGAAGTTCTACTCTAGGGTccttttttggtgttttggtctTGTAAATGCTATTTTCATATCTTGGATGTGTTTCTGACCCCCACCCCTCAACTTTTTCAAGTCTATGAAACTAAATAAAcctgtttatttcatttttaatttctttctgcCATGGCTTCCAGTTGCCATTGCTTAATACACAACAATTgcagtttgatttctgttttaccCTTTTTCTCCTCCTGGTGTTGAAATCCCTTCGAACATCTTCTGTTTTGTTGTCTAACAACTTAAGGcactttttttagtttaaatctACTTATCTGGTtgcatttcataaaaaaagcaccttttttaaaacaattttggtgaaaaaaaatcacagataGATTAGAATCCTAAAACTGGTATACAAGGAGTTAAATTAAGAAAAGAGTATAGAGtcatatttattaaattagAGTAGagtaagttaatttattttagtaactcaATTCATGAAGTGAAAGTCATTATATAGATTAAACAGACTAAAATGGTTTGATGTCTCTGTTCTCGACTCTCCTACCCCCACCTCCTCTGCTGCAATCACTGCAATTTGCCTCACCTGTGATTTGCTTTATTTAACCACTCCAACTTTCATGTCTCCATCCAGATCATTGAAAGCTCCTGCCTGGAGATGGCCAGCGGGggttttcttttccttgtttCATCTCATTGTAACGACCACATTTCAGTACCTTGGACTCTCTTGCCTTGCCCTCGTCTGATCTTCCAAGCTTCTGATCTCTGGACATACCTTGTTTTTGTGCCCTGACCTCTTAGTTTTGTCAAGCCCTTGGATAAATAATTTGATCTTTCCCTATTTGTGTTTGACCCTTCACTGTCTCCTGTTTTACCCTCTAGATTAATCAATGAAAGATGTTGTGTTGTCTGATTACTGAATATGCCTACAATCACCTGAGCTGAGTTGCTTCTATAGTTTACTGACTTTTAAAGCTCAAGTAGagaatttttaaaataacttagACCAAAATTACATTTCTACAGAAACAACTTATTACTCCACCCCCTGCCTCTTTTAGACTATGAGAATATTTATAAATGAATGCCTTTGCACCTTCTCTTTAGTTATTAGATGCCAGTTATCATGGAGCGCTAAGGTTTAAAACTGGATTTAAACATCGTTGTCATCATTGGACGATGTATTCTTTAGTTAAATGGCCATCTCTTTCTGTATGTGGAGTTTTTCATTCATACAATTTTCTCTGTAAATCAGTTCTTGGCTTGTTTCCCTCATATCTTTCTTATATGTCACCCAAACACTAGTCACAACCTCCAATCCCAGAACATCATTACTTGGTGTTCCTTCAGTCTCCGCAGATTTAAGGACATCAGCCTTCCCCTGCTCTGCACCAATAACCTAGAATCATCcccaaaaggaaataaaactaCCGGTATTTGAAAATATAGACGAAAAATATAGAGAAAATGTCAGAAGgctcctttttttcttaaacatgcTGTAATTCTTAATGGTGCTTTTTATTATCTAAACATCGTTACACTGTATTTTGATATGCATCTGTACTGTTCtgtatttctgtgtttctgACTTTGTATAATGTTGCAAAAGGTCTCTCCTGAACATGATCTCTAAAAGGCTCAAAGGCCAGAGACACATTTGGCCTGACAGGTAATTTCTTTAAGCTTCATAAAGAAGCACTTGCATACCCAGTTGCACATATAATAGACCAAACCATTAAATATGTAGTAGTGTTATCAACATGGATGAATTCCAGCGTTACCCCAGTATTTAAGACAGGAGACAAAACCAAACTTGAGAACGGCCGTCCTATAAGTATTTTGCTAATCATTtctaaaattgcaaaaaaaaaaattgcaggaaTGGGTTACTGTACAGTTaatagaacatttaaataaccGCCCAACTTCTCTTTATCCCATGCAATTTGGGTTTAGGAAGAATCACTCCACATAAATAGCCACCTGCTACGTTCTGGAAAATCCAAAACACCTTCTAGATCAGGGTCACTTTGTGGGTGCTGTGTTTCTTGACCTGAAACCGCTTTTGACACTATCAACCATAATGTTGTTCTTGCTAAACTAACTCATTGTAATTTCTCCTATAGTAACCCCTTCTGGAAGAAATCATATTTATCTGGCAGAAAACAAGTAGTACAAATAGAAAACTCACAATCTACCTTTCTTACCTGCTTAGCTGTAGTTCGACGTTAATGATTTGCCCAATGTctgcaaaactgtaaaaatgcaatTATATGCGGACGATATTGTATTGTATAGTcacgcaaaaacaaaaaaatgaagctGCTGCCGTATTTTCTGGTGCCATGATACCAGTCTCTCGTTGGTTTCAGGACTCTTGTCTACATCTTGACATTAAaaagatgtatgtatgtatgtatgtatgtatgtatgtatgtatgtatgtatgtatgtatgtatgtatgtatgtatgttttctCTCGTCTGCGGGAAGATAGCGAGCAACCATCTGTGTTAGTTATTGGAGAGACATTAGATATGGTTGAACAATTCAAATACCTTGGAGTAGTTTTTGTTTCCAATCAGAATTTTAAACAGCGTGTAAAGAGAAATTCACTTCTAATTCAACTTAATTGGTCAAACCTTAAACATATAAGACCATCTTTGACAACAGAATCAACAAAGGCGTATATGCATGTTATGATATTCAGTCATATAGCCTACTGTAATGCTACATGGCCTCACACTCCAGAGGCCAGTTTGAAGCCCCTAAAGCCTATTTTTAGTAAAACACTGAAAGTCCTCGAGAAAAAGCCTTTACAGTATCATTATTGTAACATTGTAAGTGAGTACAACATTTTGGATTATGATAGTTATCAGATTTGCATGGATCCTTGCATTATTTGTAAAGTTTTAAATGGATTTGCTCCTCCtcctttaatacattttataaaaaacaaaaacaaaaaacaagtaatacagtAAACACAAAAGCATTGACCAGAGGAGATTGTCATGTACAGTGGTGCAGGACTAAATATGGCCAAATGATGGCATCCATATATCAGGATCTGTGGCTCCTACTCCAGCTTTAAAAGTCTTTGAAACATTGGCTGAAAACTAACCAGAGATGCACTCATGTAGATTACTTAGTCTACTTATTAGAGTGTCCTATCTGAAGTGCCCCATATAACATTAAAAAACTTTATGTTTTTTAGTGTTATATGGGTGTTTGTATTATTCTCCGCGCTTTGTTTTGTGGGATGCTTTATTGTTCCTACCTGCTGGATACAAATTAGCTGTTGTGCTAACTTTGGCATATTTGCACTGATGCTTACTGCTGGCATCTTGATTGATATGCATTGTcctaatttaaattaataaataaatgaaatgagaaTTCATTTCTCAATGAGATTTATcctgtttaaataaagttcaaatgaataaaaagcctGCAGTTTCCACTTTAGCCTGTTGTGACGTCATCTGATTCCTCTCTGGAGAGCTTGCAAACTGAGGAGAGAAGAGAAACTGTCTAGACAAGGAAGCATCCTTTTGGATTTCCAGAACAGACAAACCCCTGGAGGAAAAGAGTTTCTTGACTCCCGCCAgtttcagatttaaaataaagcttGTGAACGGTTCTCTGTGTATGGCTGAATTTTCAGGTCCTTCGCCTGGTACAGTACACAGGCTAATGTTTACAAGCCTTTGTTTCTGGT contains:
- the LOC105937028 gene encoding methyltransferase-like protein 7A, which translates into the protein MWSCVMTLCRLVCVALSSPLYLLWFLGLRGVYRRLFPFLAYNITFSYNDKMHKMKRELFRNLARFADTDGTLRLLEIGCGSGANFEFYPYGCTVVCTDPNRHVEPYLRASMDANEHLTYEKVLVLSGEDMTEVQDESMDVVVCTLVLCSVNNVEKVLQEVRRILRKGGALYFLEHVVSDPSTWTYFCQHVFEPLWSLLGDGCMVTRATWKNLEAAGFAELHLQHIEAPQVSLMIRPHIMGYSVK
- the LOC105937029 gene encoding methyltransferase-like protein 7A; this encodes MSLAMRFWTLVVNVLCIPMHVLKAVGLYEGYKRIFPICQQRISVNYNKIMHERKAELFRSLPEFIKPGGKLTILEIGCGSGANFEFYPPGCKVICTDPNPHFQKYLDKSMKQNDHLTYDRFVVASAEDLAAVGDESVDAVVCTLVLCSVRDIPQTLREAHRVLRRGGGFFFLEHVVADPSTWSYFFQHVLQPMWYYFGDGCEVTRETWKYVEEAGFSELKLRHLEAPLIFIIKPHIVGYAVK